A genomic stretch from Nerophis ophidion isolate RoL-2023_Sa linkage group LG14, RoL_Noph_v1.0, whole genome shotgun sequence includes:
- the si:dkey-12e7.1 gene encoding uncharacterized protein si:dkey-12e7.1 has protein sequence MSPRKRALVPVSKRRKSVEDHFPFNLLPVECQLHVLSFLNEVDKCSCALVCLSWSCLIRSWKLWRVADYSRRGVFHLGQEGLLVSNRVFERWKSWVHLYTHHLISRRASLLTLKASFDLGDCCNKWGDLLSHLLDHVHCRDLSHLDLNWTFTLLEPLDLRVHSSSSSHQDSITKMDQVTNFQELLTKLTQNCPRISKMRLHFDWSDLSVSLLTQFQQLKVLELKYFWVFKGVTPSTLQTLTTSLPNLKSLTLHILVPLRNLGISYTLESLSLEFLDVSPSRGLVFSCLKLPALRELRAKKTVRGITLDRRTRLRIQSRWPCMYQVLQEGTPRLQALNNERLLPTWREKIYGELSGILEQSCYCVQHLDSWLW, from the exons ATGTCTCCGCGCAAAAGAGCCCTGGTTCCTGTCAGCAAACGTCGGAAATCCGTGGAAGACCACTTCCCCTTCAACTTGCTGCCCGTGGAGTGCCAGCTGCACGTATTGTCCTTCTTGAACGAGGTGGATAAATGCAGCTGTGCTCTGGTTTGCCTCAGCTGGAGCTGCCTCATCCGTTCTTGGAAGCTCTGGCGGGTCGCGGACTATTCCCGTCGTGGAGTTTTTCACCTGGGTCAAGAGGGACTGCTTGTGTCTAATCGCGTGTTTGAGAGGTGGAAGTCGTGGGTTCACCTCTACACCCACCATCTAATATCACGGCGGGCCAGCCTGCTCACGCTGAAAGCCAGCTTCGATTTGGGGGATTGCTGCAATAAGTGGGGGGATCTCCTCAGCCACCTGCTAGACCACGTCCACTGCAGAGACCTCAGTCATCTGGACCTCAACTGGACATTTACTCTTCTTGAACCGCTGGATCTCAGGGTGCATTCCAGCTCCAGCTCCCACCAGGACAGCATCACTAAGATGGACCAG GTGACGAATTTCCAGGAGCTGTTAACCAAACTCACACAGAACTGTCCTCGTATCAGCAAGATGCGGCTTCACTTCGATTGGTCAGACTTGTCTGTATCGCTGCTTACTCAGTTCCAGCAGCTCAAAGTCCTGGAGCTCAAGTACTTCTGGGTCTTCAAAGGCGTGACTCCGTCCACGCTGCAAACCCTAACAACATCCCTTCCTAACCTCAAGTCTCTGACCCTGCACATCTTGGTGCCGCTGAGGAACCTTGGCATCTCCTACACCTTAGAGTCGCTCTCTTTGGAGTTCCTGGACGTGTCACCCAGCAGAGGACTGGTCTTCTCTTGTCTAAAGCTGCCGGCTCTGCGTGAGCTTAGAGCCAAAAAGACCGTCCGCGGGATCACGCTGGACAGGCGCACCCGGCTGAGGATCCAAAGCCGATGGCCATGCATGTATCAAGTCCTCCAGGAGGGTACGCCAAGGCTCCAAGCCCTCAACAATGAACGACTCCTACCCACATGGAGAGAGAAGATCTACGGGGAACTGTCAGGTATCCTGGAACAGTCCTGTTACTGTGTCCAGCATCTAGACAGCTGGCTGTGGTAG